CACGGTTGGCCACGATGCCGGCGAGCTGCACCTTGTAACGCACGCTCTTCTGCTGAATGGCCATGCAGAGGCGGTTGGCCGCGAAGATGCTGTCGAAGTCGTTGGTGGCGATGATAACCGCATAGTCGGCATAGTTCAGCGGGGCGCTGAAGCCGCCGCACACCACGTCGCCGAGCACATCAAAAAGAATAACGTCGTACTTGTCGTACACCCCCATCTCCTGCAACAGCGTCACCGACTCGCCGACGACGTAGCCGCCGCAGCCGCTTCCCGCAGGAGGCCCCCCCGCTTCGAGACCGTCGATACCCGCAAAACCGGTTTCGACGATATCTTCGGGTGAAAGCTCCTCGTGGTGGAAATCGACCTCTTCAAGAGCCTCGATGACGGTTTTCTGGAGCTTTCCAGTAATTGGAAAGGTGCTATCGTGCTTCGGGTCGCAACCGATCTGGAGCACCTTAGCCCCCTTGAGCGCCAGCGCTGCCGAAATGTTTGCGCTGGTCGTGCTCTTGCCGATCCCGCCTTTTCCGTAAACGGCCAATACTAAACTCATGGTATGATAGAGGTCAATTGGTTTATCGATTTTTCAGATTCTCCTGTTATCCACCGAGATGCTCCTTCGCCTTGCGGAACACATCGGCCGTGACAACAGGCTCGCCGATTTCGCGGGCGTAGTTGTCGGTATTCTTGCGCACCTTCTTGCGCACGAAAAAAGGCACCTTGCCAAGCATTTTCTCGGCTTCAGCGGTCCAGCTCAGTTCGCCGGTTGCCGTTGCGGTCACGACCGCAGCTTCTGACGGAGCCTCTGCGGACGAAACTGAGGCAACCGTGCCGTTGCCCGACATCGTTGGTTCGGTGAACGCTTCCGGCTCCTCCGCCTCGTATTCGAGGCCGGCATCGCCGAAGAAGTCGATCAGATGCTTCTCCAGACCAAGCTTGGCCGATGTGTAAACCCGGTCGGCCATCACATCCGCGCCATCGAAACCGAAGAACGGATAGTAGCCGAGCAGGTGGTTTTCGATATGGGTGGGCGCCGAAATGACCATGCAGGGCACGTCGAGCTTGCGGCAGCTGTGCCGCTCCATCTGGGTGCCGCAGACCAGCTCCGGCATCTCTTCCTCGATGAAGGCCGAAACCTCCTGAAACTTGTCGGTCACCATCAGCTCGCCCGGCAGGTAGCCTTCGAGCTGCTCGCGCACCCAATCCGCCTGCTTCGGCAAATAGGTACCCGCGCCGATGATCTTCATGCCGAGCTCGTCCTTGAGGAACTTGGTAACGCCCACAACCTGCGTGGCGTCGCCGAACACGAACGCGCGCTTGTTGCTGAAACTCTCCATATCCGCCGTACGCGCGAACCACGGCACGCTGCTCGGAGCGCTCTGGCCATCGAGCGAAAAGTCGCGCAGCTCCGGCATTGCCATCGGAGCCATGCCCTTCTCCGCACCGATTTTGTTCACCTCGGCGATAATCGCCCGGAGCCAGCGCAGCGTTGCGTTGACGCCCAGCGGCGCTTCGGTGATCGAGGGCATTCCGAATTTCTCCTTGAGGTATCCGGCAGCTTGGCAACCGATCTCACGAAACGGCGCGATGTTGACCCACGCGGCGGGCAACTTTTTCAGATCGTCGATACCTGCACCCCAGGGAGCCACCACGTTCACCTCGATGCCGAGCGTCTTGAGCATCCGGCGCAAGCTGGTAAGGTTGGAGCGTAGGTGGAAACCGAGGGAGGTGAAGCCGAGCAGGTTGACCGAAGGTTTTTCGGTTTTCGGCTGTTCGGCGGCGAAGCGCCTCACCAGTTCGGTGAAGAGTCCTTCGGCGGCCTCGTTTTCAGCCACGCGGAACGGGTTGACCGCATAAACCATGATCTTGCTTTGATCGACGCCGGAAGCACGAGCCATCTGGCCGAGGTCCTCCTGGAGCAGCGCCGTGCTGCAACTCGGGGCTACCACGATCAGCTCCGGCTTGTAGTGCTTGTCAACCTGCTCGACCGTGCCGGGCAGACGCGAAGTGCCGCGCGCCAGATCCTGGCCGCGAACAACGCTGATGGAAAGCTTCGGGAATTCGGGCGTCCGTTCGAGCATGGTGTAGGTCGCCGTAATATAATCGTCACCCTGCGGAGCATGGTAAACGGTATGGACCCCTTTCATACTGTTGGTCACACGGCTGACACCGTGCAGCGCGGTCCCTTCATACAACCAGAAAGCTAAACGCATGTTGGTTCGTTGGTTTTCGTCTTGAAAGTTACTGAGCGCTGGGCATCACCCCTTCGAGCCACACCGATTCGTCGAACTCCGGCAGGCTCTCGCGGCGCAGGAGCGGCGAAACGAACAGGTTCGCCAACGTGAACACGCCCGACCAGCTGTGGATCGACATGAGCGTGAACTCCATGCTCCACTTCACGATGAAGCCGTTGCCGACGAACGGGTTGGCCGTCATGAGCGAGGTAACGATCATGTCGGGCCTCGTCGCCCTGATCTCTTCGAGCTGGCGATGGAAGTTGGGCTGCTCGACCACCTTGACGCCTTCAAGCGCTTCGAGTTCGCGAGCGTGGAATTTCTTGTTGATGTAGGCGCTGCTGCACTCGACAACCTCCGCGCCAGCGTTCTTGAGGAAGCGAGCCAACGGCAGCTCCATCATCGTGTCGGCGGTGAGGAAAATCTTCTTGCCCTTCAGCAGATCGGTCTGCGGCTTGATCTTCTCCCATGCCGCCTCGGCACGATCGGAAAGATCGACCTTGATACCAAACATGGCAGCGAGGTCTTCCCAGAAGGTCTTGGTGCCGTCGGGGCCAAACGGGAAGAGTGAGGTGAGCACCTGCGAGCCGCGTTCGCGGTTCAGGCGCGAGCAGACGCGCGACAGATAAGGCTGGATCGGCGCGAGCACCGTGTCGGGGCCGATGGCAGGAAGCTTGTCGAACCGGCTCTCGGG
The nucleotide sequence above comes from Chlorobaculum tepidum TLS. Encoded proteins:
- the bchL gene encoding ferredoxin:protochlorophyllide reductase (ATP-dependent) iron-sulfur ATP-binding protein; this encodes MSLVLAVYGKGGIGKSTTSANISAALALKGAKVLQIGCDPKHDSTFPITGKLQKTVIEALEEVDFHHEELSPEDIVETGFAGIDGLEAGGPPAGSGCGGYVVGESVTLLQEMGVYDKYDVILFDVLGDVVCGGFSAPLNYADYAVIIATNDFDSIFAANRLCMAIQQKSVRYKVQLAGIVANRVDYTKGGGTNMLDQFAEQVGTRLLAKVPYHELIRKSRFAGKTLFAMDPNEPELAECLAPYNEIADQILSEKPIASVPKPIGDREIFDIVGGWQ
- a CDS encoding ferredoxin:protochlorophyllide reductase (ATP-dependent) subunit B, yielding MRLAFWLYEGTALHGVSRVTNSMKGVHTVYHAPQGDDYITATYTMLERTPEFPKLSISVVRGQDLARGTSRLPGTVEQVDKHYKPELIVVAPSCSTALLQEDLGQMARASGVDQSKIMVYAVNPFRVAENEAAEGLFTELVRRFAAEQPKTEKPSVNLLGFTSLGFHLRSNLTSLRRMLKTLGIEVNVVAPWGAGIDDLKKLPAAWVNIAPFREIGCQAAGYLKEKFGMPSITEAPLGVNATLRWLRAIIAEVNKIGAEKGMAPMAMPELRDFSLDGQSAPSSVPWFARTADMESFSNKRAFVFGDATQVVGVTKFLKDELGMKIIGAGTYLPKQADWVREQLEGYLPGELMVTDKFQEVSAFIEEEMPELVCGTQMERHSCRKLDVPCMVISAPTHIENHLLGYYPFFGFDGADVMADRVYTSAKLGLEKHLIDFFGDAGLEYEAEEPEAFTEPTMSGNGTVASVSSAEAPSEAAVVTATATGELSWTAEAEKMLGKVPFFVRKKVRKNTDNYAREIGEPVVTADVFRKAKEHLGG
- the bchN gene encoding ferredoxin:protochlorophyllide reductase (ATP-dependent) subunit N, whose amino-acid sequence is MMPVSSDCQILKEDNVTHSFCGLACVGWLYQKIKDSFFLILGTHTCAHFLQNALGMMIFAKPRFGVALIEEADLSRAEPQLEAVIEEIKRDHNPSVIFLLSSCTPEVMKVDFKGLAHHLSTDKTPVLFVPASGLVFNFTQAEDSVLQALVPFCPEAPAGEKKVVFVGSVNDITADDLRTEAEQLGIPVGGFLPESRFDKLPAIGPDTVLAPIQPYLSRVCSRLNRERGSQVLTSLFPFGPDGTKTFWEDLAAMFGIKVDLSDRAEAAWEKIKPQTDLLKGKKIFLTADTMMELPLARFLKNAGAEVVECSSAYINKKFHARELEALEGVKVVEQPNFHRQLEEIRATRPDMIVTSLMTANPFVGNGFIVKWSMEFTLMSIHSWSGVFTLANLFVSPLLRRESLPEFDESVWLEGVMPSAQ